In Vreelandella piezotolerans, one genomic interval encodes:
- the hflC gene encoding protease modulator HflC, whose translation MINNRSLLIVGGLAAVAWLASNSLYVVDETERAVKLRFGEVIEENIQPGLHVKIPIAQTIRKFDVRLLTLDTDTSRYLTLEQKAVIVDSYVKWQVVNPTRYYEATAGDELMAIRLIQPRVDESLRNEFGRLNLQEIIAERRDDLMTGPTEELDQLMREELGVAIRDIRIKRIDLPEDVSAAVFERMRSEREREAREWRAQGQEEAERIRANADRRRQVLLAQANERAETLRGEGDAEAAAIFSQAYSQDQEFFAFWRSLNAYRESFSGDGNLLVLEPDSDFFRYLRSAVPDSAE comes from the coding sequence ATGATTAATAATCGATCCCTGCTTATCGTAGGTGGTTTGGCCGCCGTCGCGTGGCTAGCGAGCAACAGTCTTTATGTCGTGGATGAAACCGAACGCGCTGTGAAGCTACGCTTTGGTGAAGTCATCGAAGAGAATATTCAGCCGGGTCTGCATGTGAAAATTCCGATTGCGCAGACCATCCGCAAGTTCGACGTGCGGCTGCTGACGCTGGATACCGATACTAGCCGCTATCTGACTCTTGAGCAGAAAGCGGTCATCGTCGACTCTTATGTCAAGTGGCAAGTCGTCAACCCGACCCGCTACTACGAGGCTACCGCAGGCGATGAACTGATGGCGATCCGCCTCATTCAGCCGCGAGTGGATGAGAGTCTGCGTAATGAATTCGGTCGTTTGAATCTTCAGGAAATCATTGCCGAGCGCCGTGATGACCTGATGACAGGCCCCACCGAAGAGCTCGATCAGCTCATGCGTGAAGAACTCGGCGTGGCGATTCGCGATATTCGTATCAAGCGCATCGACCTGCCTGAAGATGTCTCGGCAGCCGTCTTCGAGCGCATGCGCTCAGAGCGTGAGCGTGAGGCTCGCGAGTGGCGCGCACAGGGTCAGGAAGAGGCCGAGCGGATTCGCGCTAATGCCGACCGTCGCCGTCAGGTGCTGCTTGCTCAAGCCAACGAGCGTGCCGAGACGCTGCGCGGTGAGGGGGATGCCGAAGCAGCCGCTATCTTCTCGCAGGCTTATAGCCAGGACCAAGAGTTCTTCGCTTTCTGGCGCAGCCTGAACGCTTACCGTGAAAGCTTCTCTGGCGATGGTAATCTGCTGGTGCTAGAACCGGATAGCGACTTCTTCCGTTATCTACGCAGCGCCGTTCCCGACAGCGCCGAGTGA
- the hflK gene encoding FtsH protease activity modulator HflK, giving the protein MAWNEPGGGNQHDPWSGGGRRGNGGDRGGNNGGGNNGGNNGGNNQGPPDLDEALKKFQDKLNGMLGGSGKKSGGGGGKSGGGKPRNSFALPGLLLIVALAIWGASGFYLVDQSERGVVLRFGEYQGIVEPGLQWNPPLIDDVRMVNVTRVRSVSQTQSMLTRDENIVEVEISAQYQVANPRDFVLNVRDPALSIENALDSALRHVVGGTDMIDILTSGREILGSSVASRLQTYLDAYGAGIRLQTINIESTSAPAPVIDAFDDVIRAREDRQRTINEGMAYANAIIPAAQGQAQRIVEQGQGYRESVVAEAQGQANRFNALLTEYRNAPEVMRERMYLDAIEEVFGGTPKVLLDVSDNAPLMYLPLDQMRGGSSNDSRSASNDSGANSSDTVDPRVLESLRGSQSSSSSSSSNNPIRREGR; this is encoded by the coding sequence ATGGCCTGGAATGAGCCCGGTGGTGGCAACCAGCACGACCCCTGGAGCGGTGGCGGCCGACGCGGTAATGGCGGCGATCGCGGTGGGAACAATGGTGGTGGAAACAACGGCGGCAATAATGGCGGCAATAACCAGGGGCCGCCTGACTTGGATGAAGCGCTGAAAAAGTTCCAAGACAAGCTCAACGGTATGCTAGGCGGCAGCGGCAAGAAGAGCGGCGGTGGTGGCGGCAAGAGTGGTGGCGGTAAGCCTCGTAACTCGTTTGCTCTGCCAGGCCTTCTGCTCATCGTGGCGCTTGCCATCTGGGGAGCCTCGGGCTTCTATCTGGTGGACCAATCGGAGCGGGGCGTCGTGCTGCGTTTTGGTGAGTACCAGGGCATCGTCGAGCCGGGCCTCCAGTGGAACCCGCCGCTCATCGATGACGTGCGCATGGTCAACGTGACGCGCGTACGCTCTGTCTCTCAAACTCAGTCCATGCTGACGCGTGATGAAAACATCGTCGAAGTGGAAATTTCTGCTCAGTACCAGGTCGCGAATCCGCGCGATTTCGTGCTGAACGTTCGTGATCCGGCGCTCTCCATCGAGAACGCACTGGACTCTGCGCTGCGGCACGTGGTCGGTGGCACGGACATGATCGATATCCTGACCTCTGGTCGTGAGATACTCGGTAGCTCCGTCGCGAGCCGTCTGCAAACGTATCTGGATGCCTACGGCGCCGGTATTCGCCTGCAAACTATCAACATCGAATCCACGTCGGCACCTGCGCCCGTCATCGATGCTTTTGATGACGTTATCCGTGCCCGTGAAGATCGTCAGAGAACGATCAACGAAGGTATGGCGTACGCCAATGCGATCATTCCGGCCGCACAGGGTCAGGCTCAGCGTATCGTCGAGCAGGGCCAAGGATACCGTGAGTCGGTGGTGGCAGAAGCACAGGGTCAAGCTAACCGTTTCAACGCGCTGCTGACCGAGTATCGCAACGCGCCGGAAGTGATGCGCGAACGTATGTACCTGGATGCCATCGAAGAAGTCTTTGGTGGGACGCCGAAAGTTCTGCTAGACGTGAGCGACAATGCGCCGCTGATGTATTTGCCGCTCGATCAAATGCGCGGCGGTAGCAGTAACGACAGTCGTTCGGCGAGCAATGATAGCGGTGCTAACAGCAGCGATACGGTCGATCCGCGCGTGTTAGAGTCGCTGCGAGGCAGCCAAAGTAGCTCCTCATCGTCGTCCAGCAATAACCCCATTCGCAGGGAGGGCCGCTAA
- the hflX gene encoding ribosome rescue GTPase HflX yields the protein MFFERPDAGETAVLVHVDFYDEQAREDPGEFLELVRSAGAEPATLLTASRQRPDSRTFIGSGKLDELRAMLAAHDAELVIFNHSLSPSQQRNLEQELKCRVLDRTGLILDIFAQRARTHEGKLQVELAQLEYMSTRLIRGWTHLERQKGGIGLRGPGETQLETDRRLLRGRIKSIHKRLDKVRSQREQNRRARARAEIHSVSLVGYTNAGKSTLFNALTSAEVYAADQLFATLDPTLRRLEIEDVGPVVMADTVGFIRHLPHKLVEAFQATLQEAAEATLLVHVIDAADPDRDLNVEQVDSVLKEIGADSVPVLKVMNKIDKLDSAPRIERDGHGVPEVVWLSAQQGQGLELLHEALTERLANDVIGFSLTLSPEQGKLRAGLHELNAVREESFDEQGRSVLDVRLPRRDFNQLMAQLGERANTYLPEALRESDEW from the coding sequence TTGTTTTTTGAACGCCCAGACGCCGGTGAAACGGCAGTACTTGTTCACGTAGATTTCTACGATGAGCAGGCACGTGAAGACCCGGGTGAGTTCTTGGAGCTCGTGCGCTCTGCTGGCGCAGAGCCCGCGACATTGCTCACAGCGAGTCGACAGCGGCCTGATTCCCGCACCTTCATAGGGTCAGGTAAGTTGGACGAGCTGCGGGCAATGCTCGCAGCTCATGACGCTGAACTGGTCATCTTCAACCACAGTTTAAGTCCTTCCCAGCAGCGCAACCTGGAGCAAGAGCTCAAGTGCCGCGTGTTGGACCGTACCGGTCTGATACTCGATATTTTTGCGCAGCGGGCACGAACGCATGAAGGTAAGTTGCAAGTAGAGCTTGCTCAACTCGAGTACATGTCCACGCGCTTGATTCGCGGCTGGACGCACCTCGAGCGTCAAAAAGGCGGTATCGGCCTGCGCGGTCCCGGCGAAACACAGCTAGAGACCGACCGTCGTTTGCTACGCGGCCGTATCAAATCGATTCATAAGCGCTTGGATAAAGTGCGCAGCCAGCGTGAGCAGAACCGGCGTGCTCGAGCCCGTGCAGAAATTCATAGCGTGTCGCTAGTGGGCTATACCAACGCGGGTAAGTCGACGCTATTCAATGCGCTGACCAGCGCTGAGGTCTACGCAGCGGATCAGCTCTTTGCGACCCTAGATCCGACACTCCGTCGTTTGGAAATCGAAGACGTAGGGCCTGTCGTCATGGCCGATACCGTCGGTTTTATCCGCCACTTGCCGCATAAGTTGGTGGAAGCTTTTCAGGCGACGCTGCAAGAAGCGGCGGAAGCGACGCTGTTGGTGCATGTCATCGATGCGGCCGACCCTGACCGCGATCTCAACGTTGAGCAGGTCGATAGCGTACTGAAAGAGATTGGGGCGGATAGCGTTCCGGTACTCAAAGTGATGAACAAGATCGACAAACTCGATAGTGCGCCACGTATCGAGCGAGATGGTCACGGCGTACCTGAGGTGGTCTGGCTATCGGCTCAGCAGGGCCAAGGGCTTGAGCTGTTACATGAAGCGTTGACCGAGCGGCTCGCCAACGACGTGATTGGTTTTTCGCTCACCCTGTCGCCAGAGCAAGGTAAGCTGCGCGCAGGCCTGCATGAACTCAATGCCGTGCGCGAAGAGAGTTTTGACGAGCAGGGGCGCTCCGTATTGGATGTGCGCTTGCCGAGGCGCGACTTCAACCAGTTGATGGCTCAGTTGGGAGAGCGTGCCAATACCTATTTACCAGAAGCATTACGCGAATCTGACGAATGGTAG
- the hfq gene encoding RNA chaperone Hfq → MSKGQSLQDPYLNILRKERIPVSIFLVNGIKLQGQIESFDQFVILLRNTVSQMVYKHAISTVVPSRNVRLPAQDPSAPDADI, encoded by the coding sequence ATGTCCAAAGGGCAGTCCCTTCAAGACCCGTACCTGAACATTTTGCGCAAGGAGCGCATTCCGGTCTCTATTTTCCTGGTAAACGGCATTAAATTGCAGGGCCAGATTGAATCGTTTGACCAGTTTGTCATCTTGTTGCGCAATACCGTCAGTCAGATGGTTTATAAACACGCTATTTCCACGGTGGTGCCCTCGCGCAACGTGCGTTTGCCGGCACAGGATCCGTCAGCACCCGACGCTGACATCTAA
- the miaA gene encoding tRNA (adenosine(37)-N6)-dimethylallyltransferase MiaA, which yields MADTRPWAIFLMGPTAAGKTDAAIALHEQLGHELISVDSAMVYQGMDVGSAKPSAAELARAPHRLIDIRDPAAPYSAADFREDALREMRQISAAGRVPLLVGGTMLYYKRLVEGVDNLPGADVAIRERLEAQRQHEGLAGLHRTLAEVDPSSAARIHPNDPQRLMRALEVYYASGRPMSELWAEQQPETFPWRVLSIALAPNERQVLHQRIARRFEMMLAEGLIDEVAALKKRSDLHINLPSMKSVGYRQVWEYLDGAYDRDELVARGIIATRQLAKRQLTWLRSWPSLTWVDSQQPDALDKLLKFVRESGA from the coding sequence ATGGCTGATACACGCCCCTGGGCGATATTTCTAATGGGGCCGACGGCTGCTGGCAAAACCGACGCTGCGATAGCGCTCCATGAGCAGCTAGGCCATGAACTGATCAGCGTCGATTCTGCCATGGTCTACCAAGGCATGGATGTGGGTAGCGCCAAGCCCAGCGCGGCAGAACTGGCGCGGGCGCCCCACCGTTTGATCGATATTCGTGATCCTGCAGCCCCCTATTCAGCGGCAGATTTTCGTGAAGACGCCCTGCGTGAAATGCGTCAAATCAGCGCAGCCGGTCGAGTGCCGCTATTAGTGGGTGGCACGATGCTTTACTACAAGCGCTTGGTCGAAGGCGTGGATAATTTGCCAGGAGCAGACGTTGCCATTCGCGAACGCCTGGAGGCACAGCGTCAGCATGAGGGATTGGCTGGCCTGCATCGCACGCTGGCCGAAGTCGACCCATCCTCAGCGGCACGTATACACCCCAATGATCCTCAACGGCTGATGCGCGCGTTGGAAGTGTACTATGCGAGCGGTCGGCCGATGAGCGAGCTATGGGCAGAGCAGCAGCCGGAAACCTTTCCATGGCGGGTGCTGTCGATAGCCCTAGCACCCAACGAACGACAGGTGCTTCATCAGCGTATTGCCCGGCGTTTCGAAATGATGTTGGCAGAGGGCTTGATAGACGAGGTCGCTGCCCTCAAAAAGCGTAGTGATCTTCATATTAACTTGCCATCCATGAAGAGCGTTGGCTACCGTCAGGTATGGGAGTATCTAGACGGTGCTTATGATCGCGATGAACTCGTGGCACGAGGTATCATTGCCACTCGTCAGCTTGCCAAGCGTCAATTGACGTGGCTGAGAAGCTGGCCGTCCTTGACATGGGTCGATTCGCAGCAGCCAGATGCGCTGGATAAGCTTCTGAAATTCGTGCGTGAAAGCGGTGCTTAG